One Neisseria sp. Marseille-Q5346 genomic region harbors:
- the murD gene encoding UDP-N-acetylmuramoyl-L-alanine--D-glutamate ligase — protein sequence MTFQNKKILVAGLGGTGISMIAYLRKNGAEVAAYDAELKAERVSQIGKMFDGLVFYTGRMKDALDNGFDILALSPGISERQPDIEAFKQNGGRVLGDIELLADIMNRRGDKVIAITGSNGKTTVTSLVGYLCIKCGLDTVIAGNIGTPVLEAELQREGKKADVWVLELSSFQLENTESLRPTAATVLNISEDHLDRYDDLLDYAHTKDKIFRGDGVQVLNADDAFCRAMKRAGREVKWFSLEHKADFWLERETGCLKQGNEDLIATQDIPLQGLHNAANVMAAIALCEAVGLPREALLEHVKTFQGLPHRVEKIGEKNGVVFIDDSKGTNVGATAAAIAGLQNPLFVILGGMGKGQDFTPLRDALAGKAKGVFLIGVDAPQIRRDLDGCDLNMTDCATLEEAVQTAYAQAEAGDIVLLSPACASFDMFKGYAHRSEVFIEAFKAL from the coding sequence ATGACTTTCCAAAACAAAAAAATCCTCGTCGCCGGGCTTGGCGGCACGGGTATTTCCATGATTGCCTATCTGCGCAAAAACGGTGCGGAGGTGGCTGCGTATGATGCGGAGCTGAAAGCCGAGCGCGTGTCGCAAATCGGTAAGATGTTTGACGGGCTGGTGTTTTACACGGGTCGCATGAAAGATGCGCTGGATAACGGTTTCGATATTTTGGCGCTCAGTCCCGGCATCAGCGAGCGGCAGCCGGATATTGAGGCCTTCAAGCAAAACGGCGGACGCGTGTTGGGCGACATTGAATTGCTGGCGGATATTATGAACCGCCGCGGCGACAAGGTGATTGCGATTACCGGCAGCAACGGCAAAACCACGGTAACGAGCCTGGTCGGCTATCTCTGCATCAAGTGCGGGCTGGATACCGTCATCGCGGGCAATATCGGCACGCCGGTTTTGGAGGCGGAATTGCAGCGTGAAGGCAAAAAGGCGGACGTGTGGGTGTTGGAGCTTTCCAGCTTCCAACTGGAAAACACCGAAAGCCTGCGCCCGACTGCGGCGACGGTGCTGAACATCTCCGAAGACCATCTCGACCGCTACGACGACCTGCTTGACTATGCGCATACCAAGGATAAGATTTTCCGTGGCGATGGCGTGCAGGTTTTGAATGCAGACGATGCGTTCTGCCGTGCGATGAAGCGTGCCGGGCGCGAGGTGAAATGGTTTTCGTTGGAACATAAAGCCGATTTTTGGTTGGAACGTGAGACAGGATGCCTGAAACAAGGCAATGAGGACTTGATTGCCACGCAAGACATTCCGTTGCAAGGTCTGCACAACGCCGCCAACGTTATGGCTGCCATCGCCTTGTGCGAAGCGGTCGGTTTGCCGCGCGAAGCATTGCTCGAACATGTTAAAACCTTCCAAGGCCTGCCGCACCGCGTGGAAAAAATCGGCGAGAAAAACGGCGTGGTGTTTATCGACGACAGCAAAGGCACGAACGTCGGTGCGACTGCCGCCGCGATTGCCGGTTTGCAAAATCCGCTCTTTGTAATTTTGGGCGGCATGGGCAAAGGGCAGGACTTCACGCCTCTGCGCGACGCGCTTGCCGGCAAGGCAAAAGGCGTGTTCCTGATCGGCGTCGATGCGCCGCAAATCCGCCGCGATTTGGACGGCTGCGATCTGAATATGACCGACTGCGCCACTTTGGAAGAAGCGGTTCAGACAGCATATGCCCAAGCCGAAGCGGGCGATATTGTGCTGCTCAGCCCGGCTTGTGCGAGCTTCGATATGTTTAAAGGCTATGCGCACCGTTCGGAAGTGTTTATCGAAGCGTTCAAAGCTTTGTAA
- a CDS encoding L,D-transpeptidase family protein — protein sequence MKVGLKIGLATVVLSAVAASVFWFVAPIRSTTTVTTPSETPLPEDAVIDRLVVHKSKRTMSAYSQGRLLKTYPISLGKQPVGHKQFEGDGKTPEGKYRINERNPNSGYHKNLGVSYPNEADKAYAAAQGKSPGGLIKIHGMKNGWGFIGKKHLQKDWTNGCIAVTDKEVDELYRSVKHNAEIEILP from the coding sequence ATGAAAGTGGGTTTGAAAATCGGCTTGGCGACAGTCGTGCTTTCGGCTGTCGCCGCTTCGGTGTTTTGGTTTGTCGCGCCGATTCGTTCCACGACAACCGTTACCACGCCAAGCGAAACGCCGTTGCCTGAAGATGCGGTTATCGACAGATTGGTCGTGCATAAAAGCAAGCGCACCATGTCGGCGTACTCGCAAGGCAGGTTGCTGAAAACCTATCCCATTTCGTTGGGCAAGCAACCGGTCGGGCATAAACAGTTTGAAGGCGACGGCAAAACGCCCGAAGGAAAATACCGCATCAATGAGCGCAATCCCAACAGCGGATACCACAAAAACCTCGGCGTTTCCTATCCCAACGAAGCCGACAAAGCCTACGCGGCGGCACAAGGCAAAAGCCCGGGCGGGCTGATTAAAATCCACGGCATGAAAAACGGCTGGGGTTTTATCGGTAAAAAACACCTGCAAAAAGACTGGACCAACGGCTGCATCGCGGTAACGGACAAAGAAGTTGATGAACTCTACCGCAGCGTAAAGCACAATGCGGAAATTGAAATTCTGCCGTAG
- a CDS encoding putative peptidoglycan glycosyltransferase FtsW, which produces MISLSKMLDRPIARDGRKFDVSLLWMVVLMTVFSLTMIYSASIAYAASEGGSQFSFVSKQAMFILFTVAICLPLFLLKMSFWRRIIPFYFAVSGLLLLLVLFVGREINGATRWIHIGPLNLQPTEFFKLATVLYLSSLFTRREEMLRDLDSLGWSSLFTGIGDLVCSPFKSEAWVRVKERFRKFKTLILPIMLVAVGLVLIMGQPDFGSFVVIVVITMGMLFLAGFPWKYFAVLVATVVSGMGLLILAAPYRMARVAAFLDPWSDPLGKGYQLTHSLMAIARGGWFGEGLGASLEKRFYLPEAHTDFIFAVIGEEFGFLGMLVLVFCYGWLVWRAFSIGKQARDSGLMFSAYIANGIGIWIGIQSFFNIGVNIGILPTKGLTLPFMSYGGSAVFIMLVCITLLLRIDYENRQKMRGYSVE; this is translated from the coding sequence ATGATTAGTCTTTCCAAAATGCTTGACCGGCCGATTGCGCGCGATGGTCGGAAGTTTGATGTTTCTCTCTTGTGGATGGTCGTCTTAATGACGGTTTTCAGCCTGACTATGATTTATTCGGCTTCTATTGCGTATGCAGCGTCGGAAGGGGGTAGCCAGTTTTCTTTTGTGTCTAAGCAGGCAATGTTTATCCTGTTTACGGTGGCTATATGCTTGCCGCTTTTCCTGCTGAAGATGAGTTTCTGGCGGCGGATTATTCCGTTTTATTTTGCTGTTTCTGGTTTGCTGTTGCTGCTGGTTTTGTTTGTCGGCCGCGAGATTAACGGTGCGACGCGCTGGATTCATATCGGACCGCTCAACTTGCAACCAACTGAATTTTTCAAATTGGCGACGGTCTTGTATTTGTCCAGCCTGTTTACGCGCCGTGAAGAAATGTTGCGCGATTTGGATTCTTTGGGTTGGTCGTCTTTGTTTACCGGTATTGGCGATTTGGTGTGCAGCCCTTTTAAAAGTGAAGCTTGGGTAAGGGTAAAGGAACGTTTCCGCAAGTTTAAGACCTTGATTCTGCCGATTATGTTGGTGGCGGTCGGTTTGGTTTTGATTATGGGTCAGCCGGACTTTGGCTCGTTTGTCGTGATTGTCGTGATTACCATGGGTATGCTGTTTTTGGCAGGTTTTCCGTGGAAGTATTTTGCCGTATTGGTGGCGACCGTTGTGAGCGGAATGGGCTTGTTGATTTTAGCTGCGCCTTACCGTATGGCGCGTGTAGCGGCGTTTTTGGACCCTTGGAGCGATCCCTTGGGTAAAGGCTATCAGCTGACACATTCCTTGATGGCGATTGCGCGCGGTGGCTGGTTTGGCGAGGGCTTGGGTGCGAGTTTGGAAAAACGTTTCTATCTGCCTGAAGCGCACACGGACTTTATTTTTGCCGTCATCGGCGAAGAATTCGGCTTTTTAGGGATGCTGGTTTTGGTGTTCTGCTACGGCTGGCTGGTGTGGCGCGCGTTTTCCATCGGCAAACAGGCGCGTGATTCGGGCTTGATGTTCAGCGCGTACATCGCCAACGGCATCGGCATTTGGATTGGTATTCAAAGTTTCTTCAATATCGGTGTAAACATCGGTATCCTGCCCACTAAAGGCCTGACTTTGCCATTTATGTCTTACGGCGGTTCGGCTGTCTTTATCATGCTGGTGTGCATTACTTTGTTATTGCGCATTGATTATGAAAACCGCCAAAAAATGCGCGGTTATTCGGTGGAGTAA
- the murG gene encoding undecaprenyldiphospho-muramoylpentapeptide beta-N-acetylglucosaminyltransferase, producing MSGKTFMLMAGGTGGHIFPALAVAESLQKRGHHVIWLGSQDSMEERIVPQYGIRLETLAIKGIRGNGIKRKLMLPFTLYKTVRAAQQIIKKHRVECVIGFGGFVTFPGGLAAKISGVPIVIHEQNAVAGLSNRQLARWAKRVLYAFPKAFQHEGGLVGNPVRADIAALPVPEERFENRQGRLKVLVVGGSLGADVLNKTVPQALALLPEEARPQMYHQSGRNKLGNLQADYDALGVQAECVEFITDMVSAYRDADLVICRAGALTIAELTAAGLGALLVPYPHAVDDHQTANARFMVQAEAGLLLPQTQLTAEKLAEILGGLNREKCLKWAKNARTLALPHSADDVAEIAISCTE from the coding sequence ATGAGCGGTAAAACTTTTATGCTGATGGCCGGCGGTACGGGCGGTCATATTTTCCCTGCATTGGCGGTTGCCGAGTCGCTGCAAAAGCGCGGCCATCATGTGATTTGGCTGGGCAGTCAGGATTCGATGGAAGAGCGCATCGTGCCGCAATACGGCATACGCTTGGAAACGCTAGCCATTAAAGGCATACGCGGCAACGGTATCAAGCGCAAGCTGATGTTGCCGTTTACGCTGTATAAAACCGTCCGCGCAGCTCAGCAGATTATTAAGAAACACCGTGTCGAGTGTGTTATCGGTTTCGGCGGTTTTGTTACTTTCCCCGGCGGCTTGGCGGCAAAAATTTCCGGTGTGCCGATTGTGATTCACGAGCAAAACGCCGTAGCCGGTTTGTCCAACCGCCAACTGGCGCGTTGGGCAAAACGTGTTCTGTATGCTTTCCCCAAAGCCTTTCAACATGAAGGCGGATTGGTGGGCAACCCTGTCCGTGCCGATATTGCGGCATTGCCTGTTCCTGAAGAACGCTTTGAAAACCGTCAAGGCCGTCTGAAAGTTTTGGTGGTGGGCGGCAGTTTGGGTGCGGATGTGTTGAACAAAACCGTTCCGCAAGCTTTGGCATTATTGCCTGAGGAGGCTCGTCCGCAAATGTATCATCAGTCCGGCCGCAATAAATTGGGTAACCTACAGGCGGATTACGATGCATTAGGTGTGCAAGCCGAGTGCGTCGAATTTATTACCGATATGGTATCCGCCTACCGCGATGCCGATTTGGTAATTTGCCGTGCCGGTGCGCTGACGATTGCCGAGTTGACGGCTGCAGGTTTGGGTGCATTGCTGGTACCGTATCCGCACGCAGTGGACGATCACCAAACAGCCAATGCGCGCTTTATGGTGCAGGCCGAAGCTGGTTTGCTGCTACCGCAAACTCAACTGACGGCAGAAAAACTGGCCGAAATCCTCGGCGGATTAAACCGTGAAAAATGCCTGAAATGGGCGAAAAATGCCCGTACATTGGCGTTGCCGCACAGTGCAGACGATGTGGCAGAAATTGCCATATCTTGTACCGAATAA
- the murC gene encoding UDP-N-acetylmuramate--L-alanine ligase → MMKNRVTNIHFVGIGGVGMSGIAEVLHNLGFKVSGSDQARNAVTEHLSALGIQVYPGHTAEHVNGADVVVTSTAVKKDNPEVVAALEQQIPVIPRALMLAELMRFRDGIAIAGTHGKTTTTSLTASILGAAGLDPTFVIGGKLNAAGTNARLGKGEYIVAEADESDASFLYLTPIMSVVTNIDEDHMDTYGHSVEKLHQAFVDFIHRMPFYGKAFLCIDSEHVRAILPKVSKPYATYGLDDTADIYATDIENIGAQMKFTVHVQMKGHEQEPFEVVLNMPGRHNVLNALAAIGVALEVGASVEAIQKGLLGFEGVGRRFQKYGDIKLPNGGTALLVDDYGHHPVEMAATLAAARGAYPEKRLVLAFQPHRYTRTRDLFEDFTKVLNTVDALVLTEVYAAGEEPIAAADSRALARAIRVLGKLEPIYCENVADLPQMLLNVLQDGDVVLNMGAGSINRVPSALVELSKQS, encoded by the coding sequence ATGATGAAAAATCGAGTGACCAACATCCATTTTGTCGGAATCGGCGGCGTCGGCATGAGCGGTATTGCCGAAGTTTTACACAATTTGGGCTTTAAAGTTTCCGGTTCGGATCAGGCGCGTAATGCCGTTACTGAGCATTTGAGCGCTCTCGGCATCCAAGTTTACCCAGGTCATACTGCCGAACACGTCAATGGTGCCGACGTGGTTGTTACCTCTACTGCCGTCAAAAAAGACAATCCTGAAGTTGTTGCCGCGTTGGAGCAGCAGATTCCCGTGATTCCGCGCGCGTTGATGTTGGCAGAATTGATGCGCTTCCGCGATGGTATCGCCATTGCCGGTACGCACGGTAAAACCACAACCACCAGCCTGACCGCTTCTATTCTCGGCGCGGCAGGTCTTGACCCGACTTTCGTTATCGGCGGCAAACTCAACGCCGCAGGGACCAACGCTCGTTTGGGTAAAGGCGAATACATTGTTGCCGAAGCCGACGAATCCGATGCCTCTTTCCTGTATCTGACGCCGATTATGTCCGTCGTGACCAATATCGACGAAGACCATATGGACACTTATGGACACAGCGTTGAGAAACTGCATCAGGCGTTTGTGGATTTCATCCACCGTATGCCGTTTTACGGTAAGGCATTCTTGTGTATCGACAGCGAACACGTCCGCGCGATTTTGCCCAAAGTGAGCAAGCCTTACGCCACTTACGGCTTGGACGATACTGCCGATATCTACGCAACCGATATTGAAAACATCGGCGCTCAAATGAAATTTACCGTTCATGTTCAAATGAAAGGACATGAGCAAGAGCCGTTTGAGGTTGTTTTGAATATGCCCGGTCGCCACAACGTCCTCAATGCGTTGGCGGCTATCGGCGTTGCGCTGGAAGTTGGTGCATCGGTTGAAGCCATTCAAAAAGGTTTGCTCGGCTTTGAAGGTGTCGGCCGCCGTTTCCAAAAATATGGCGACATCAAATTGCCAAACGGCGGAACCGCGCTGCTGGTGGACGATTATGGCCACCATCCTGTCGAAATGGCGGCAACTCTGGCCGCCGCACGCGGCGCATACCCTGAAAAACGTTTGGTCTTGGCTTTCCAACCACACCGCTATACCCGCACACGTGATTTGTTTGAAGACTTTACCAAAGTCCTCAATACCGTCGATGCGCTGGTGTTGACCGAAGTTTATGCCGCAGGCGAAGAGCCGATTGCCGCAGCCGACTCCCGAGCCTTGGCGCGCGCCATCCGCGTATTGGGCAAACTTGAGCCTATTTACTGCGAAAACGTTGCCGATCTGCCGCAAATGCTGCTGAATGTTTTGCAAGACGGCGATGTTGTTCTGAATATGGGTGCCGGCAGCATCAACCGCGTTCCGTCTGCATTGGTGGAATTGTCGAAACAATCATAA
- a CDS encoding D-alanine--D-alanine ligase: MQNFGKVAVLMGGFSSEREVSLDSGAAILAALKSKGVDAHAFDPKETPLSELKTQGFQTAFNILHGTFGEDGAIQGALELMGIPYTGSGVAASALGMDKYRCKLIWQAVGLPVPEFAVLHDDSDFDAVEEKLGLPMFVKPASEGSSVGVVKVKEKGRLKSVYEELKHLQGEIIAERFIGGGEYSCPVLNGKGLPSIHIIPATEFYDYEAKYNRDDTVYQCPSEDLSEAEENLMRELAVRGAQAIGADGCSRVDFLKDTDGKLYLLEINTLPGMTSHSLVPKSAGHTGVDFADLCIEILKTAHVG; this comes from the coding sequence ATGCAGAATTTTGGCAAAGTGGCCGTATTGATGGGCGGCTTCTCCAGCGAGCGCGAAGTTTCTCTGGACAGCGGCGCCGCTATTTTGGCTGCCTTGAAAAGCAAAGGCGTCGATGCCCATGCGTTCGACCCCAAAGAAACCCCGTTGTCTGAATTGAAAACACAAGGTTTTCAGACGGCCTTCAATATTCTGCACGGCACTTTCGGCGAAGATGGCGCGATTCAAGGCGCGTTGGAGCTGATGGGTATTCCTTACACCGGCAGCGGCGTGGCCGCTTCTGCGCTGGGTATGGACAAATATCGCTGCAAACTGATTTGGCAGGCTGTGGGCTTGCCTGTTCCTGAGTTTGCTGTATTGCATGACGACAGCGACTTTGATGCTGTTGAAGAAAAATTGGGCCTGCCGATGTTTGTGAAACCCGCCTCAGAAGGCAGCAGCGTCGGCGTAGTAAAAGTAAAAGAAAAAGGCCGTCTGAAAAGCGTTTACGAAGAATTGAAACACTTGCAGGGCGAAATCATTGCCGAGCGCTTTATCGGCGGCGGCGAGTATTCTTGCCCGGTATTGAATGGCAAAGGCCTGCCGAGTATTCATATTATTCCGGCTACCGAGTTTTACGACTACGAGGCTAAATACAACCGCGACGATACGGTGTATCAATGCCCGTCGGAAGATTTGAGCGAGGCGGAGGAAAACCTGATGCGCGAACTCGCTGTGCGTGGTGCGCAGGCGATTGGTGCGGACGGCTGTTCGCGCGTGGACTTTCTGAAAGATACGGACGGTAAACTGTATCTCTTGGAAATCAATACCTTGCCCGGTATGACCAGCCACAGTTTGGTGCCAAAATCTGCAGGCCATACCGGCGTGGATTTTGCTGATTTATGTATTGAGATTTTGAAGACCGCTCATGTGGGATGA
- a CDS encoding cell division protein FtsQ/DivIB, whose amino-acid sequence MWDDAGALGRLTRRLLVLMTFLLIGSGIAWLYNSKYFPVKQIAIQGKLKYASNKELQTVAREHIRGNMFRADIDSAQAAFQELPWIDSAMVRRRFPETVEIILTERVPVAHWRAGGLVDSKGNVFAASLKQDLPIFEGQQGTGKDMVKHYADFSGILSPLKLTIKELIYTPRSAWLLVLNNGITVRLGRENEIKRLQQFAQIWPSLLRKKQSRIEYVDMRYKDGFSVRYKPSENPSDSE is encoded by the coding sequence ATGTGGGATGATGCAGGCGCATTGGGTCGGCTGACCCGCCGGCTATTGGTGCTGATGACCTTTCTACTGATAGGTTCGGGCATAGCTTGGCTTTACAATTCCAAATATTTTCCTGTGAAACAGATTGCCATTCAGGGTAAGCTGAAATATGCTTCCAACAAAGAATTGCAAACCGTTGCACGAGAGCATATCAGGGGTAATATGTTCCGCGCCGATATTGATTCGGCGCAGGCCGCTTTTCAGGAATTGCCTTGGATTGACTCGGCAATGGTACGCCGCCGTTTTCCGGAAACCGTGGAAATTATCCTGACCGAGCGTGTGCCGGTTGCACACTGGCGCGCTGGTGGCTTGGTGGACAGTAAGGGCAATGTGTTTGCCGCAAGCCTGAAACAGGACCTGCCTATATTTGAAGGGCAGCAGGGGACAGGCAAAGACATGGTCAAACATTATGCGGACTTTTCCGGTATTTTGAGCCCGTTGAAACTGACCATCAAAGAATTGATCTACACGCCGCGTTCGGCATGGCTGCTTGTATTGAACAACGGCATTACCGTGCGCTTGGGGCGTGAAAACGAAATCAAACGTTTGCAGCAGTTTGCCCAGATTTGGCCATCGCTGCTGCGTAAAAAACAAAGTCGTATCGAGTATGTCGATATGCGTTATAAGGATGGTTTTTCAGTCCGTTACAAGCCGTCTGAAAACCCTTCCGACAGTGAATAG
- the ftsA gene encoding cell division protein FtsA, whose translation MEQQQNKYISALDIGTSKVIALIGEIREDNEIHIVGLGQSPSRGLRAGMVTNIDATAQAIRQAVEDAELMADTKISHVVTGIAGNHIRSLNSQGVVKIKDGEVSQADIDRAIETAKAINIPPDHNILHTVVQEYIIDNQPGVKEPIGMSGVRLDTRVHIITGANTALQNIQKCIQRCGLQMDQIMLQPLASGHAVLTEDEKDLGVCVIDIGGGTTDIAVYTNGAIRHTAVIPVAGDLITKDLAQALRTPHSAAEYIKIHYGAAIPTMDGLDEMIEVPSVGDRQSRQISRRVLAEIIGPRVEEILELTLNELRRSGFPEEVLTSGIVLTGGASMLTGIVELAEEIFNLPARIGVPQEMGGVSERIRNPRYSTAIGLLQAARGEEDGAPVTGAIVVHDQAEKISLWARLMKFVKDNF comes from the coding sequence ATGGAACAACAACAAAATAAATATATCAGTGCCTTAGACATTGGTACGTCCAAGGTCATCGCCTTAATCGGTGAGATTCGGGAAGATAACGAAATCCACATTGTTGGCTTGGGTCAAAGCCCTTCACGCGGTCTGCGTGCAGGTATGGTGACCAACATTGACGCCACTGCGCAAGCCATTCGTCAGGCGGTAGAAGATGCCGAGTTGATGGCAGATACCAAAATTTCCCACGTTGTCACCGGTATTGCCGGTAACCATATCCGCAGCCTGAATTCACAAGGCGTGGTCAAGATTAAAGATGGCGAAGTATCGCAAGCCGACATCGATCGTGCCATCGAAACAGCCAAAGCCATTAATATTCCGCCTGATCACAATATCTTACATACCGTGGTTCAAGAGTACATCATCGACAACCAACCCGGTGTGAAAGAGCCTATCGGCATGAGCGGCGTGCGTTTGGACACCCGTGTACACATTATTACCGGTGCAAACACTGCTTTGCAAAATATCCAAAAATGTATCCAACGCTGCGGTCTGCAAATGGATCAAATCATGCTTCAGCCTTTGGCAAGCGGTCACGCCGTTTTGACTGAAGACGAAAAAGATTTGGGCGTGTGCGTCATCGATATCGGTGGTGGTACAACCGACATCGCGGTTTATACCAATGGTGCCATCCGCCATACTGCGGTTATTCCCGTTGCCGGCGATTTGATTACCAAAGACTTGGCTCAAGCCTTACGTACGCCGCACAGTGCAGCCGAGTACATCAAAATTCATTACGGTGCAGCCATTCCGACTATGGACGGCTTGGATGAAATGATTGAAGTTCCTAGCGTTGGCGACCGTCAATCACGTCAAATTTCGCGCCGCGTATTGGCTGAAATCATCGGTCCGCGTGTAGAAGAAATTTTGGAGTTGACGCTGAACGAATTGCGCCGCTCCGGTTTCCCAGAAGAAGTGCTGACTTCCGGTATCGTTTTGACCGGTGGTGCTTCTATGTTGACCGGTATTGTTGAGTTGGCGGAAGAAATCTTCAACCTGCCGGCACGTATCGGTGTTCCACAGGAAATGGGTGGTGTATCTGAGCGTATCCGTAATCCACGCTATTCAACCGCCATCGGTCTTTTGCAGGCGGCAAGAGGAGAGGAAGACGGTGCGCCAGTAACAGGTGCCATTGTGGTTCATGATCAGGCTGAAAAAATCAGTCTGTGGGCAAGACTGATGAAATTCGTTAAAGACAATTTCTGA
- the ftsZ gene encoding cell division protein FtsZ: MEFVYDVAESATSPAVIKVIGLGGGGCNAINNMVANTIHGVEFISANTDAQSLAKNNAAKRIQLGTNLTRGLGAGANPEIGRAAAQEDREAIEDAIRGANMLFITTGMGGGTGTGSAPVVAEIAKEMGILTVAVVTRPFAYEGKRVHIAQAGLDQLKERVDSLIIIPNDKLMTALGEDVTMREAFRAADNVLRDAVAGISEVVTCPSDMINLDFADVKTVMSNRGIAMMGSGFAQGIDRARLATDQAISSPLLDNVTLDGARGVLVNITTAPGCLKMSEFNEIMRIVNQNAHPEVECKFGAAEDESMSEDAIRITIIATGLKENGTDNQLRAAARTQQLVRGAEEAPQAQSQSSAESLVRTNRNIRSMNLTAADFSNQSVLDDFEIPAILRRQQHTSEK; the protein is encoded by the coding sequence ATGGAATTTGTTTACGACGTAGCAGAATCAGCAACGAGCCCTGCTGTTATTAAAGTTATCGGTTTGGGCGGTGGCGGCTGTAATGCCATCAACAACATGGTTGCCAACACTATTCATGGTGTTGAGTTCATCAGTGCTAATACCGATGCGCAATCATTGGCAAAAAACAATGCGGCTAAACGCATTCAATTGGGTACAAACCTGACTCGCGGTTTGGGCGCCGGTGCAAATCCTGAAATCGGCCGCGCTGCTGCTCAAGAAGATCGCGAAGCCATCGAAGATGCCATCCGTGGTGCAAACATGCTGTTCATTACTACCGGTATGGGTGGCGGTACAGGTACCGGATCTGCTCCTGTTGTGGCTGAAATCGCTAAAGAAATGGGTATCCTGACCGTTGCAGTTGTAACCCGTCCGTTTGCTTACGAAGGCAAACGCGTACATATCGCTCAAGCAGGTTTGGATCAACTCAAAGAGCGCGTCGATTCCCTGATTATTATCCCGAACGACAAATTGATGACTGCCTTGGGCGAAGACGTGACCATGCGCGAAGCTTTCCGTGCGGCTGACAATGTACTGCGTGATGCGGTTGCCGGTATTTCCGAAGTGGTGACTTGTCCTAGCGACATGATCAACTTGGACTTCGCCGACGTGAAAACCGTGATGAGCAATCGCGGTATCGCCATGATGGGTTCAGGTTTTGCACAAGGTATCGACCGTGCCCGTTTGGCTACCGATCAAGCTATCTCCAGCCCGCTCTTGGATAACGTTACTTTGGATGGTGCACGCGGTGTATTGGTAAACATTACCACTGCCCCTGGCTGCCTGAAAATGTCTGAATTTAACGAGATTATGCGTATCGTCAACCAAAATGCACACCCTGAAGTGGAATGCAAATTTGGTGCTGCCGAAGACGAGAGCATGAGCGAAGACGCTATCCGTATTACCATTATTGCTACCGGCTTGAAAGAAAACGGTACTGACAACCAACTGCGTGCTGCTGCCCGTACCCAACAATTGGTACGCGGTGCGGAAGAAGCGCCTCAAGCTCAAAGCCAAAGCAGTGCTGAAAGCTTGGTTCGTACCAACCGCAATATCCGTTCTATGAATCTGACTGCGGCTGATTTCAGCAACCAGTCTGTACTGGATGACTTTGAAATTCCTGCTATCTTGCGCCGTCAGCAACATACTTCTGAGAAATAA